Genomic window (Helianthus annuus cultivar XRQ/B chromosome 3, HanXRQr2.0-SUNRISE, whole genome shotgun sequence):
gccgtttaggctagctgttggccaacggctatgtgtttaaaaaaaagatctaggaaatattagaatatggggtatggggcgggggttgtggcgtgggttgggtacaaacgcccaagtcactaccccaggtgggcttgggtttcggcgtggccccttaggcGGGGGGTTTCAGCCCAAGCGTTAGGCgaggctatcaagatgacatggcgggatctcattggccaagacaagtagccgtttgtgctagccgtttgccaacggctatgtgtttaaaaaaatctaggaaatattagaatatggggtatggggctggggttgtgtcgtgggttgggtacaaacgcccaagtcaccaccccgggtgggcttgggtttcggcgtggccccttgggcgggggttgtatttgagggtaaaaatcggtgaataccggtgccgaaccggtaccgaaaatacgtgATGTTTTAGTTTGAGTTACTTTTTGTTATTTGACATGTTTTGTCATTCTTATAGAACGATTTGGTttagcgcgccgcaacgcgcACGCATGGTAAACAACTAGTTTTGATAGTTTTAATACCATCTATTTTTTACGATTTAACATATTTCAAAGCTTTAGAAATCAATTATGAAAACAACTAGAACAGGTTCATCCACATCCACGTATCTAGCAGCGGCTAACGACCCGTGACTGGTTGTAAACTCCATCCGGAATGTTGTGTAAGGATGCCCGTCATCGAACAACAAAGATTCAATATCGATGTCTTCATAGTCTTGAATTGTCAGATTTGGCTCGTTTGCAGTTGCATAAGGCTGGTGGATGACCATAACGTCTACATGATCACTTGTTCGTTCGTTTATGATGATGAAGGTATTCAAGTATTGGAAAATAATAACGTACGAGGAAGATGTCGATTCCGCCATGTGTAGAACTTGAAACATAGAAACTCGATCTTGCTAGAATTAACATACGCTGTATTGTCCCCCCTTTAAttatttttagagttaattactgttttcgtccctggggtttgtcaaaaataacggtttcagtctattagtttaaaaattgcgatttcagtccattagtttcattttcgtaaccatttcagtccactttTCAAACGACGTTTGTTTTATGCAGTTAATGGAAGCACGTgatgggcaatttggtcatttccATTCCAATTCTCACAGACCCAGTTGTATTAAACACCACCTACCCCTTATTCATCCAAACCCTGACCCCCAATTCATCTCTAAATTGCCCATCACGTGACAAGCACGTGCTTCCATTAACTGCATAAAACAAACGTCGTTTGAaaagtggactgaaatggttacgaaaatgaaactaatggactgaaatcgcaatttttaaactaatggactgaaaccgttatttttgacaaaccttagggacgaaaacagtaattaactcttatttttAAGATAGAGAACGTTTTTGGTGTTTGGATTTTTAGAGAGAGGAAGTGtctgtgattttttttttttttttttgaaaagctgACTTCGTTAGAAACGCACCAATCCAAAAAGACCGGGCAGCCAAAACAAACAAGAGACAATTACATAATTACAAAACTACACCAGTTTTCCCAAGTCAAAGTTTTTAACTTCGTTCTACTTCTAACCCATAGAAACCCGACCATCTTTATCTCACTAATGATGTTCTCGACCTGAGCCGGTATGTTTGCGAACCTAAACTCGTTCCTAGATCTCCAAATGCACCAACAACAAATGATAATAATACCGTGAAGGATGAATTTTTCCAGCTCGTTAAGACCCGAGTGGTTGTGAATCTCCATCAGGTCTCTGAATGAGATCACAAAAAAATTGGCACACCGGTTGCTGCTGACAAAATTCAAAATGATCGTCGCCATGTTCTCGCCGTCGCTACAGAAGGGACAATTCACATCTTCGACATAGATGTTCATATTCCGCAAAGCCATGGCCGTAGGACTCCGACCCATCTCCGCCCGCCAGGCGAAAACGTTGCACTTTGTGGGTAACCATTTATACCTTTCCAAAAGGAAATTACTGCTGTGATTCTTGCCTTTGGCTAACAGCTGCTTGATCAAACTTGTAAACTACTCTTTTTAAACCCCTTTTAATATATCTGTCTCCCTTCATCAAAAAATATATAGCAACATGTTCTTGGCACTGAAGAAATTACTCACATTAGCATGTTAGGGCTGTTCAAAAAGCCCGCATCTCATGGCTCGCTCGAAAAAGCTCGCTTGAAATCAACTCGGTTTTTAAACGAGCCACCTCGGCTGGCTCGAGCTTTTGGCGAGCCGAACCCGAGGCCAACAATTCAGCTCTATAAGAAGAACGAACCGGCTCGGCTCGACTAGGTTattaaacgagccgagcccgagcccaCCCTACcttggctcgtttacagccctataaCTGGTTAACTAACCCACCAAAACACTGGTCTTTGACTTGTTTGGAAATTGAAAATTTGGTATTAATGTTGTAACAGACATTCAGATCAATGTAGGTTCAGACcttagactaaagggtatgggggccggctaggaccggcgccggtcccccacaccgcccccctgagGGTCGGCTCGGCCCAAACGGCTCCCCACAGCTGAATGAGACGTGGCCCCACTTCAAAAATCTAGCCGTTTGCAACGGCacttttctttaaaaaaaaaaaattcatttttcaaTTTAAATACCCTCTTTCTCATCCATTTTTATACAATTCTATCCTATTCTACTCCCATTCTTCTCCAATTCTCttccttttttataaaaaacactcCATATTTTTTTATACCTTTTTCTCTAAATCATGCATCCTttcaacccaaacaaccccaacccaaacaaccccaacccgaatAATTACAACCCGAACCAACCTAACTTTTTTTCGACCCCCGCTTACACTCCGAGTATGGACGAGTTGATAAACGAATGGACGAGTTGATAAACGAATTCCGTTCGTTCAAAGAGTTCGCGGCCGAAAAATACACTCACAAGAAAACCGTGTCGGCCGACCAAGCTCGAGCGGAGGATTTTAGGATTATGAGGTTGGATCTCGACTCGGTTCCGGAGGAGGAACGAGTGGTTTATCGGAGGATGAAGGAAGAAGTGATGAAAAAATGGACgtcgtaggtttttttttttatttttatgaaatgtaattttttatttttatttttcggtaatttttttttttaggaaatgtaatttttttttatgttatgaaatgaaattatttatgttgttttatgttgtattttttaatttttataaagtttttattaacttattaaattaaaacTTAGGAAATTATAAAATAATGAGGTGGGGCCCCATGCTCCATCCCCCTCAAATATCATGGAGGCTCATCCCCCACGAGCCgcctacgtggcgcctacgtggaggctcatccccgtggggatgagccgaaccataccctttagtcttatGAGGAATGAAAAGgcaaagaaaatttacacatcaAAACTCACATTCGTCTCAAAAGCAGATCGGAAATCGAACCAGTTGCTCCACCAGACACGTTCTTCTTTTTTGTAATTTATCAAATTTCAGCACGTTGCAACACTTTTAAAGTTAAAATGAACGTACTAATGGCGTTGACTGCTGTGCTTCGCTTTTGTTGACCTTCACGATCTTCTCCTCGATACGCTTGTTTCTTACAACAAAATGTTCCACTCCCATTGTATTACTACTGAAATATAAAATTCAAACTCAAAGTCTACTCAAGTTCACATGAAAATAATCCTTTgttgcaaaacccacatcaaattTCAAAAAGCTGTTAAGATCTTCCTACCCGATCCAACATTGCACCACAAAGCTTTACAGCGTCCGCATTATCTCCAACATTATGAACACGCACAACGTTAGCACCACCCAAAACTGCACATGTAACAGCCGCGACAGTCCCCGGATCTCTCTCAACAGCAGAAGCGCGACCACAAATCTCCCCCAAAAATCTCTTTCTTGAAGGACCGATTAACAAAGGTGCACGTGACACCCCTAAGCTCTTGCGCCCAATCTCGCTCCTAATCCTCTTCAATCCCATCAAAATATCCAAATTATCTTCggttttctttgaaaacccgatCCCCGGGTCAAGAATCATCCTCCATGCGGGCACGCCGCATAACTCTACAGTTCTTACACACTCATACAACTCATCAGCAACTTCTTTACAAACATCGTCATACTTCAAATTCTCACTGTTTTGCATAGTGGACGGGTCCCCTCTCATGTGCATAGCGATATACGGAACACTGAGATTAGCAACTACCCGAAACATATCGGAATCTAGCGTTCCGCCCGATACATCGTTGATTATATGAGCCCCTTTCTTAATTGCTTCTAAAGCAACTTCTGAGTAAAACGTGTCGATCGATAgcagttttccttcaatttcggGTAATTCGAGAATCTTTTCGAGAACGGGGATTAACCTTTCGAGTTCTTCTTCGACAGAGATCTTCGTTGCCATTGGACGTGTGGATTGAGCTCCGAGATCGATAATGTCAGCCCCTTGGGATATCATGGTCTTAACACGCGATATAGCGGACCCCACAGAGTCAAACTTTCCTCCGTCACTAAAACTATCGGGAGTCAAGTTCAAGATTCCCATGACAGAAGTTCTCTTTGACCAATCCCATAACTGATTGTTGACCGGTAAAACTCTTCTTAACCCGTCTTTGCCTATCAAAGCTTCTCCACCTAATTTTTCCCAAGATTCAAAAAGTGTGTTTTTCGAGAAAGAATGCCAGCGTAGAACAGTATCATCATCGTCAATATCCGACCCCAATAAGTCAACTAACGGAGCCATAACAAACGGCCTCTCGAAGATTCTTTCATGTGGAACCGTGAGAATCTCCGAGTTAATTCTGTATTTACCATAAAACAGTATATCTAAGTCAATGGGTCGCGGGCCGTACCTAATAATACCTTTGATTCGGCCCAtttctttttctattttcttGAGGGTTGATAGTAGCTCATGCGGGCCCAGCTTTGTAACGCCTCTGATGGCTGAATTGAGAAAAAGAGGCTGATCGGTCACGTAAGCCGGCTCGGTTTCGTATAAACACGCATGTCTTGTTATTTCTATGCCCGATTTCTTCATTTGAGTTAAGGCTTCGTTAAAGTTATTAAGCCTATCACTCTCATTGCTACCTAAAGCTATTACCACTTCCTGTTCTGGAGAATGGACTTGTATTGAAGCTTCCGAGGAGAAATGAAAGAACGAAATCGATGCTGCATAATAATGATGTATAAAATATCAATaaatgtgatatatatatataatttagcaCAGACTATTGGTAATTTTTGGGATCAGAATCAACATAATTAACAAAGTCCTATATGAAAGTAGATGACAAAGTCTTTCATTagttttatacatacatacagtGGAACTCTACCTCTATAAGATGTGCAGACAGCTGATTGTGATGAGAGTAGATGCTTGAAAATATTCATGGCTGTAAATTAAGTAGTGAAAGGGAAATCTGAGAAACCGACAAAGCACAAAACGATTATAAGCGAGGAGTATTATCTCAAACTTTAACAGCAAGATGATAAGCATGAATTTACCAAAATTTGTAATTAATCATGTGTATAGTGACCATAGTCACATAATTCGCTGGTCATGGAACGATTTTCGTTTTGGTTCGTCCGATCCAATTCGAGGTACGAACAGGATCCGGCGTTTCCGACGACCATAATGGCAACAATTCAAGTGTAATAGAGAAGAAATGGTGGCTAATCGAAGCTTacctgcttgcttgcttgctgGCTGACTGAACCTTACCTTCCCCCCTCCCTCCCTGCTGAATcgtagaaagaaagaaagaagatcTCTCAGTCAGTCAGTCGGCTGTTTGTTTTTTAGGTTTAGAAGATGGAGGAGCCAACAGGGAGATAGACAAGAGGAGGAGGACGACTGCTTTAGCTTGTTCTAATTTTAATTTTAACTAGGAATaacacccgcgcgcgttgcggcgcagGTATATTATAAACATCGAATcaattagtccaaacgttatgcaataagttaaccatatgaaaacacacgttTCAACGTATCCAAGTGAACTCTATGTAACTTATATAAACATTGCGATTGGATAAAAGAGTAAAGTAAATCGAGTTTATAatgtacaatcataacgtattatgtGTGACCCGACTcgtacatagaaaacgtaacgaaTATAAAAGAAAAAACTAACACGTGTATGTGACCCAAATCGTACATTGGAAATGTAACGGGTATAAAAGAAAAAATTGACACGTAAAATCAAAAGAGATTGTTAGAGCTTTTGAAAAAAGAAAAGGATgaaaccacaatttgactccCTTCGGTTCGAAACAAAATTCCGAAACATTCATAATAtaagcacgaaaacatattatatttgacatgactcgTTTCCCAAAAAACTTACGTTGAATCGTAGACTAACtctaatttataccaaaacgtacattaaaatatgcacgtaaatgtttttttaaagaaaatgtattatatttgagcTAACTCGCTTTCGaaaaaagtttacgtcaaaacgtagagcaaatcaaatttataccgacacgtacataaaaatatgcacgtaaataatttgttttttaagtAAAGAAAGTATAgggtaaactcgaaacaaattattagtaaaaaaaaaaacttaatataTTAAAGACCTTCGTAAAACCGTTCCAAATAGCACCAATACCACACCGCTGCCAACGACCACCAACATCAGAAAAGgtcgtaaaaacgttgaaccacacacgctcgttgtggcgtgttaatgcgaagaaattagaccgaaacgtagaAACGTAGAAAAAACAACTAAATCGATTTACGACCCGCATATTGCTACGAATTTATCAAACAGGAAAAATTGACGCGTTGCGACgggcctgtcaaacgggaaagCACAGccaaaaaacgttgaaccccacatgcacgttgcggcgtgttaactcacaaaatttaaaacgaaacgtaaaacgtaaaacgaaaaacttgcgaaagatgaaaattATGGGGTTAGGAAGTTGAAAAAAAATGTTAGGGTTAAATTGttaaagatgaaaagttttgggttaaagccAAGGTAAAAAAGTCAAAAGGATTAaaatatctatatatctatatataagcATTTCCTATGTCTAGAAATGTAATTTCACCCACAGTTTTTAAGACGTCATTCCAAACGTCATCTTGTGTTTCCCTAATTTTACACCCTCTCTCCCAAATCTGCCCCCATTAAGTGCAATCTCAATGTTTCCTTCAACCAAAACCTCCTTGTAAATCGAAGAAGCAAATGAAACGGTGGGAGCAATAAGAATTGAATGTTATTGAATCGTTTGCCATCTCCATTTATAGTTATATTGAatgtcgaatttcatgacttctTCAGTTGCGAAACCGTTGTATAAATCAAATACCTCAAGGCTGAAACGATTCCCGTCGCCGCCGATATCTGCGTCACCACAGTCGATTGTTTTTCTCTTCCTCCCATCTCGAATCTGTTGGCTGCTTCTTCCCTCATTGTGAGTCTCGAATCCGTTGTTAATGCTTTTTATATGTTATGGTACAACTGTCTTTGTGTTCCTTTATTTATGAGAGTAAGATCTTATTCATCATATGCATGTTGATTTTTTGATAATGGTTGTTTTAACTTGTGATTTTGGGAAGGAATGGAACAAGAAGACACAAACCGTATAATGTTTGAATGTCTGCCTACCACTTGCTCGATAAAACGCCTATATGAGGCTGACACGTTTTTTATACTTAATTATGTTATCACTGTTGCATAAATTTTGGTGAACATTTGTAACCTTTGTAGGTACTCACCGAAGATAAATTTTGTGCAAGATCTAAACACGGACCCTAAGCTTGCATCTGAAGATAATTATGTTGATGTTATCACGAATGTGGTGCGTGTTGTGCATAGATATTCACATAACCTTGAACCAGGCTATGACTAAATCGTATTGCACTGCAGGTTAGTGTAGACAATTTGACAAACTGATCGAAGTATTTAACTATAGGCGTCATACATCTCACCATATGTGTTTGACATGTCTTATAGACCattatttattttgttatacCAGGTACCCACTAGCGAGAACGACTGGGACGATGAATATGCAATTAACATTATTACTCACTTTTGAAATATGCAATTACGTTATATGTATATGAACTATATTCAGGAACCCTGTGTATCATTTTAAAAGTTTCAGTTCAAATTCATGATTTTGAATGAAAAAACTAAAAATAGGTTGTGTCGTTTCTCATATCATTGACTAAGGTGATCCACTAGCACAAAATGAGTAAGCAAATACATGTACATGCTACATAGCAGGCGTTTTAGTTTTAGTTTGTGCCTTAAGAGAGAACTTTCATTAGACCAAGAATTGTGCTTActcgacccgaaacccgttcttaCCCGGACCCGTTCTGACCCAGACCCGCTCCGACTCGGAGCtgttctgacccggacccgtttcgACTAGCTCTCCATTTTGGTGTAAATGTCAACGTGATTACTTGATTACTGGTAATCAATTATCTTCTGATTATATTGAATAActacttttatttttaatttctGTTTTCATCTAAATACGACTGTATGCGATCAACTTGCCATTGCTAAGGAGAATGATAAACGACTCGGTATTGGAACAAACATGTAccctttctcttctttgcttggtgGCCACAACGAACGATGCATCAATTGCATTGCAACACTCCTTATTGAAGAGTTGATAGAGAAAGCTGATGGATTTTTTTTTCAGGTTGGTGCTCCTTTGATAGATGTTATATGTGATTTATTTCTTGATAAACTGAATCTTTTGGTCTAAATATACAGAACATAAGTATGAGATTGTGAATAAGTTACGAGAAACAAAACACATTTGTGGGATTACTGGAGATGGTGTGAACGACGCCTCTGCTTTGAAGAAGGTCGGCATTGGAATTGTTGTTGCTGACGCTACAGATGCTGCAAGGAGTGTTTCTGACATTGTGCTTACCCAACCTGCCTGGGCTTAGTGTTATTATCAGTGCAATGCTTACAAGTCGCACAAAACAGTCGTTGATTCTAAAACGCTCCAAACTTGATTCTAAAATGTCACCAGACAGTCGTTGATCCGACTTCCAAGTTTCAACGAGGATACTAAGCCTTCTTCAAACCCATCCAACGAATCAAACTTCTGTTGTAGGGAGTAACTAAATTAATGGGTACGCCGGCAATCCTAAATTTGGGGCAACAATGCTCCGTCGGGGATTGTAAGCTCATCGATTTTCTTCCCTTCACCTGCGATTGTTGCAATAAGGTTCTTTTCTCAACTCtttcttaattaatatctgggaATTTCAGTTCATGTGGTGCTTGATTATTTATAAGTCATTTGATTCTGTTGTTCAAATTAATAATTGCTAGCttcatatatgtttttttttcaattaacTTTAGTTGTAAGGTTTATAAAACACAcagttgaaattagggtttatgtATGTTTTTCCTTTAGGATTTCATTCATGTCTAAGCCAACACTCTATTTTAGAGTTTAGAAAGGGCTAAATACAACATCTTTTTACCAACTTTTGTTGGGATAAGAAGCCATATCACTTGAAAAGAGCAGTTTTGCTGaacttttgtgttttttttaacaaGTTTGACTTGTTAGAGATAAACATATACCTCAAATTAGGGGTTTTCATGTTGTAACCAACTGAAACAATTCGGCTGTTTGAGATATATATGGTTTGGCTTTGGCTCTTTAACGTTCGCCTGACAGTTTAAAACTTGGAACTGGTAATGTAAATCAAGCGGGTtgtttaaatttttatttatttttattttttatatatgtaaTGTGTAGTCAAAACCGGAGCATGAACACCCTTAAGTCTCAGATTGACGCATTTGTAGGTAAAGGGGTTGAAACTGACACCTCTATGCTCAGATTGAGTGGTCCGAGCCGTGGTCAGGGTGGGACCACCAGGACGAGCACGAGCACAGGCACGAGCAATGGTGGTCAAGTGGAGGTGTGTCCATCTTGTAATGTGAAGTTTTCTAAGATTGGAGATTTGATCACGTAGAgaaagttcatgagaagaacGGTGTGATGAAAGCGACGTTAGATGTGTGCCCAAAATGTAGCAAAGGGTTTTGTGACCCGGTCTCGCTTGTGGAGCATGTCGAAAGA
Coding sequences:
- the LOC110930934 gene encoding folate synthesis bifunctional protein, mitochondrial isoform X1, whose protein sequence is MNIFKHLLSSQSAVCTSYRASISFFHFSSEASIQVHSPEQEVVIALGSNESDRLNNFNEALTQMKKSGIEITRHACLYETEPAYVTDQPLFLNSAIRGVTKLGPHELLSTLKKIEKEMGRIKGIIRYGPRPIDLDILFYGKYRINSEILTVPHERIFERPFVMAPLVDLLGSDIDDDDTVLRWHSFSKNTLFESWEKLGGEALIGKDGLRRVLPVNNQLWDWSKRTSVMGILNLTPDSFSDGGKFDSVGSAISRVKTMISQGADIIDLGAQSTRPMATKISVEEELERLIPVLEKILELPEIEGKLLSIDTFYSEVALEAIKKGAHIINDVSGGTLDSDMFRVVANLSVPYIAMHMRGDPSTMQNSENLKYDDVCKEVADELYECVRTVELCGVPAWRMILDPGIGFSKKTEDNLDILMGLKRIRSEIGRKSLGVSRAPLLIGPSRKRFLGEICGRASAVERDPGTVAAVTCAVLGGANVVRVHNVGDNADAVKLCGAMLDRETSVSRRRS
- the LOC110930934 gene encoding folate synthesis bifunctional protein, mitochondrial isoform X3 produces the protein MNIFKHLLSSQSAVCTSYRASISFFHFSSEASIQVHSPEQEVVIALGSNESDRLNNFNEALTQMKKSGIEITRHACLYETEPAYVTDQPLFLNSAIRGVTKLGPHELLSTLKKIEKEMGRIKGIIRYGPRPIDLDILFYGKYRINSEILTVPHERIFERPFVMAPLVDLLGSDIDDDDTVLRWHSFSKNTLFESWEKLGGEALIGKDGLRRVLPVNNQLWDWSKRTSVMGILNLTPDSFSDGGKFDSVGSAISRVKTMISQGADIIDLGAQSTRPMATKISVEEELERLIPVLEKILELPEIEGKLLSIDTFYSEVALEAIKKGAHIINDVSGGTLDSDMFRVVANLSVPYIAMHMRGDPSTMQNSENLKYDDVCKEVADELYECVRTVELCGVPAWRMILDPGIGFSKKTEDNLDILMGLKRIRSEIGRKSLGVSRAPLLIGPSRKRFLGEICGRASAVERDPGTVAAVTCAVLGGANVVRVHNVGDNADAVKLCGAMLDR
- the LOC110930934 gene encoding folate synthesis bifunctional protein, mitochondrial isoform X4 produces the protein MNIFKHLLSSQSAVCTSYRASISFFHFSSEASIQVHSPEQEVVIALGSNESDRLNNFNEALTQMKKSGIEITRHACLYETEPAYVTDQPLFLNSAIRGVTKLGPHELLSTLKKIEKEMGRIKGIIRYGPRPIDLDILFYGKYRINSEILTVPHERIFERPFVMAPLVDLLGSDIDDDDTVLRWHSFSKNTLFESWEKLGGEALIGKDGLRRVLPVNNQLWDWSKRTSVMGILNLTPDSFSDGGKFDSVGSAISRVKTMISQGADIIDLGAQSTRPMATKISVEEELERLIPVLEKILELPEIEGKLLSIDTFYSEVALEAIKKGAHIINDVSGGTLDSDMFRVVANLSVPYIAMHMRGDPSTMQNSENLKYDDVCKEVADELYECVRTVELCGVPAWRMILDPGIGFSKKTEDNLDILMGLKRIRSEIGRKSLGVSRAPLLIGPSRKRFLGEICGRASAVERDPGTVAAVTCAVLGGANVVRVHNVGDNADAVKLCGAMLDR
- the LOC110930934 gene encoding folate synthesis bifunctional protein, mitochondrial isoform X2; protein product: MNIFKHLLSSQSAVCTSYRASISFFHFSSEASIQVHSPEQEVVIALGSNESDRLNNFNEALTQMKKSGIEITRHACLYETEPAYVTDQPLFLNSAIRGVTKLGPHELLSTLKKIEKEMGRIKGIIRYGPRPIDLDILFYGKYRINSEILTVPHERIFERPFVMAPLVDLLGSDIDDDDTVLRWHSFSKNTLFESWEKLGGEALIGKDGLRRVLPVNNQLWDWSKRTSVMGILNLTPDSFSDGGKFDSVGSAISRVKTMISQGADIIDLGAQSTRPMATKISVEEELERLIPVLEKILELPEIEGKLLSIDTFYSEVALEAIKKGAHIINDVSGGTLDSDMFRVVANLSVPYIAMHMRGDPSTMQNSENLKYDDVCKEVADELYECVRTVELCGVPAWRMILDPGIGFSKKTEDNLDILMGLKRIRSEIGRKSLGVSRAPLLIGPSRKRFLGEICGRASAVERDPGTVAAVTCAVLGGANVVRVHNVGDNADAVKLCGAMLDRVGRS